In one Arachis duranensis cultivar V14167 chromosome 9, aradu.V14167.gnm2.J7QH, whole genome shotgun sequence genomic region, the following are encoded:
- the LOC107466576 gene encoding mitochondrial uncoupling protein 3, producing the protein MKSGHQHGGGDNAHTKILLTSLSAMVAETTTFPIDLIKTRLQLHGESLSSSRPTGAVRIAAEIIREQGPLGLYKGWSPAIIRHLFYTPIRIVGYEHMRSVVSADNASLSIFSKALVGGISGCMAQVVASPADLVKVRMQADGRMARHGIQPRYSGPFDAFRKIVQAEGLKGLWKGVLPNVQRAFLVNMGELACYDHAKQLVIRSRIADDNVYAHTLASIMSGLAATSLSCPADVVKTRMMNQVAKEGKVLYISSLDCLVKTVKVEGIQALWKGFFPTWARLGPWQFVFWVSYEKFRKIAGLSSF; encoded by the exons ATGAAAtcaggccatcaacatggtggAGGTGATAATGCTCACACAAAGATCTTACTTACTTCACTGTCAGCCATGGTGGCTGAGACTACAACTTTCCCAATTGACCTGATCAAGACCAGGCTTCAGCTCCATGGTGAGTCGCTTTCCTCAAGCCGACCCACTGGTGCAGTTCGAATAGCAGCAGAAATTATCCGTGAACAAGGTCCTCTTGGCCTTTACAAAGGCTGGTCTCCAGCAATCATAAGACACCTATTCTACACACCTATTCGAATTGTCGGGTATGAACATATGAGGAGTGTGGTTTCAGCTGATAATGCTTCACTCTCTATCTTTAGCAAGGCTCTTGTTGGTGGAATCAGTGGTTGCATGGCTCAG GTTGTAGCAAGTCCAGCCGATCTTGTCAAGGTGCGGATGCAAGCTGATGGCCGTATGGCAAGGCACGGTATTCAACCTCGATATTCGGGACCATTCGATGCTTTTAGGAAGATTGTTCAGGCTGAAGGATTAAAAGGGCTGTGGAAGGGTGTTTTGCCTAATGTCCAAAGAGCGTTCTTGGTGAACATGGGAGAATTAGCATGCTATGATCATGCCAAACAATTGGTTATTAGAAGCAGGATAGCTGATGATAATGTTTACGCCCACACATTAGCTTCCATCATGTCAGGTCTTGCGGCAACTTCTTTAAGTTGTCCGGCTGATGTCGTGAAGACTAGGATGATGAATCAAGTGGCCAAGGAAGGGAAAGTCTTGTATATTAGCTCTCTTGATTGCTTGGTAAAGACAGTTAAAGTTGAAGGAATTCAAGCACTGTGGAAAGGATTCTTCCCGACATGGGCTCGGCTAGGTCCATGGCAATTTGTATTCTGGGTATCCTACGAGAAGTTCAGAAAAATTGCAGGGCTCTCTTCTTTCTGA
- the LOC107466567 gene encoding putative E3 ubiquitin-protein ligase LIN-1 isoform X1: MAGNFRFTMDQKDIVRILTTTIDSFIQDRLIDKELRAQHKEQCAERLAAEDGSSEKDTEVEYSDQAVLANLDWGIEALEEAINTYNTETKLARLDYAEKMLQVCAMLNPKQKTAGVPNFYLSAWAHLNLSYLWKLRNNIQNCVLHAIDMFIVDPFFARIDFAPELWKTLFLPHTSSIVGWYSEERHKLMMEVIPETSDFSVTADFDQLFNESLVFSLRPNQLDKLQKLEQLYGESLDENTRLYAKYYKDCMNSDSTTSGKKVVPMLPIAEPPMTPLHELSRSVPDYVKFGPILPKSAGFSLMSMPKDGVNEKTRDKPSSHSKVENSSIWGTKESIIEENENENENEEDSDSDLDDASVGSPNKNNVFSPERKAIKDNNIEPKVHLSNQRSKIYSPSISSPLDSPRTPQDKSSLNPHMRSKREPKYLCLLSSRLRDSIISDSLTSSPDLSTDHIMNSDHEMMVNIKKKDYNRIPCMSYENEDSLVLNDSSFCESDEGYHGCISLPKIEKQTTGSKPPKDFVCPITGQIFCDPVTLETGQTYERKAIQEWLKTGNTTCPITRQPLSASMLPKTNYVLKRLITSWKEQHPELAQEFSNSNTNTPRGSSCSPLQKDNSMLSILQRTPDSMTHKNKADYIIQRSKRFIQVAATSPTSVLSQAAVETIMNSMKPYISSLCTSENLQECEEAVLEIARSWKDAKSDPQIHSYLSKPTVINGLMEILSASLNGEVLRTTIYILTELIFLDESVGEILNSVDSDFDCLAALLKNGLAEAALLIYQLRPVFAQLSAHELIPSLVQVIQNKNEELDDFQLVMDPKDAAIAILEQILAGGDEYSRSLNALSVISANGIPALVKYFERMEVRTSVVSILLCCMQAERSCKNLIASRVELSPVLELFHGGNDSVKGVCAEFLSELVQLNRRTFCNQILQIIKDEGAFSTMHTFLVYLQMAPMEHQLAVASLLLQLDLLVEPRKMSIYREEAVETLIEALWQKDFSNTQIKALDALLYLIGHVTSSGKSYTEAWLLKIAGFDQPYNALMKAEQLGQRDNDLVETMEDEKNALNSWQKKVAFVLCNHENGSIFKALEECLRSTSLEMAKSCLVLATWLTHMLSTLPDTGIRDIARESLLDEFINVLLSSKNMEEKILANLALNTFISDPIAHEALGGYAKSIYRTLRKLKKHSAAAVDIMRTLLNLKSVDVTELWSCKEVVELDLSSNGEVLSLLYLNGQVLSGHSDGTIKVWDARKRIPRIIQETREHTKAVTSLCSSGDRLYSGSLDKTIRVWTIKANEIICIDVHDVKEAVYELTANARLACYVSQGTGAKVYNWSEAPKHINFSKYVKCLAVAGDKLYCGCSGYSIQEVDLSKHTSYSFFSGTRKLLGKQTIHALQIHDGFLYACGSSVDATAGKIFSLSTKMVVGSLSTGLDIHRVAINNDFIFAGTKFGTIEVWLKDKFTRVASIKMAGGNTKITSLVSDADGMMLFVGSSDGKIQVWALD, from the exons ATGGCAGGAAACTTCAGATTCACAATGGACCAAAAGGATATTGTTAGAATCTTGACAACAACCATCGATAGTTTCATTCAGGATCGATTAATCGACAAAGAACTAAGAGCTCAGCACAAAGAACAGTGTGCAGAGAGGTTAGCAGCTGAAGATGGAAGTTCTGAAAAAGACACTGAGGTAGAGTACTCTGATCAAGCAGTGTTAGCAAATCTTGATTGGGGTATCGAGGCACTTGAAGAAGCTATCAATACCTATAACACGGAAACTAAGCTTGCGAGACTCGATTATGCTGAGAAGATGCTGCAAGTTTGTGCAATGCTGAATCCTAAGCAAAAGACTGCTGGAGTGCCAAACTTCTACCTTTCAGCTTGGGCACATTTGAACCTATCATACCTATGGAAGTTGAGGAACAACATTCAGAATTGTGTTCTTCATGCCATTGACATGTTCATCGTTGATCCTTTTTTCGCTCGGATTGACTTTGCTCCAGAACTCTGGAAAACTCTCTTCCTTCCACACACGAGCTCTATTGTAGGGTGGTATTCAGAGGAGAGGCACAAACTTATGATGGAAGTAATACCTGAAACTTCTGATTTTTCAGTCACAGCTGATTTTGATCAACTTTTCAATGAATCCTTGGTATTCTCTCTGAGGCCAAATCAGTTAGATAAGTTGCAAAAACTGGAGCAGCTTTATGGAGAGTCTTTGGACGAGAACACGCGGCTATATGCAAAGTACTATAAGGACTGCATGAACTCTGATTCCACTACCTCAGGCAAGAAGGTTGTTCCCATGTTGCCAATTGCTGAGCCGCCAATGACTCCTTTGCATGAGTTGAGCAGGTCGGTTCCAGATTATGTGAAATTCGGTCCGATTTTGCCTAAGAGTGCTGGCTTTTCTTTGATGTCAATGCCAAAAGATGGTGTAAATGAAAAAACCAG AGATAAACCATCGAGCCATTCCAAGGTGGAAAACTCATCTATATGGGGTACTAAG GAGAGCATCAttgaagagaatgaaaatgaaaatgaaaatgaagaagattcAGATTCTGATCTTGATGATGCATCTGTGGGTTCTCctaacaaaaataatgttttCTCGCCTGAAAGGAAGGCGATCAAGGACAATAATATTGAGCCAAAAGTGCATCTATCAAACCAAAGGAGTAAAATATACTCTCCTAGTATCTCCTCTCCCTTGGACTCTCCAAGAACTCCTCAAGACAAGTCGTCATTAAATCCTCATATGCGCAGCAAAAGAGAGCCGAAGTACTTGTGCTTATTGTCTAGTCGTTTAAGGGATTCGATCATTTCTGACTCTTTAACATCATCACCAGACCTGAGCACTGATCACATTATGAACTCTGATCATGAAATGATG GTGAACATTAAGAAGAAAGACTATAATCGAATTCCATGTATGAGTTATGAAAATGAGGATAGCCTGGTGCTAAATGACAG TTCTTTTTGTGAAAGTGATGAGGGATATCATGGCTGCATTTCATTGCCCAAAATAGAGAAGCAGACTACCGGATCAAAGCCGCCAAAAGATTTTGTATGTCCAATCACAGGTCAGATATTTTGTGATCCTGTTACCCTTGAAACAGGCCAGACCTATGAAAGAAAAGCTATTCAAGAATGGCTTAAAACAGGAAACACAACATGCCCCATCACGCGACAGCCTCTATCCGCAAGCATGTTACCCAAAACAAACTATGTTTTGAAGAGATTGATAACATCCTGGAAGGAACAACATCCTGAACTAGCTCAGGAGTTCTCAAATTCTAACACTAACACACCAAGGGGTTCTTCTTGTTCTCCATTGCAGAAAGACAACTCAATGCTGTCCATTTTACAAAGAACACCCGACTCAATGACTCATAAGAACAAAGCGGATTATATCATACAAAGGAGCAAGAGATTTATACAGGTTGCTGCAACATCTCCAACTAGTGTGCTATCTCAAGCTGCAGTTGAAACAATCATGAATTCCATGAAACCATACATTTCAAGTCTCTGCACATCAGAAAATTTACAAGAATGTGAAGAAGCTGTATTGGAAATTGCTAGATCATGGAAGGATGCAAAGAGTGATCCTCAGATTCATTCTTATTTATCAAAACCAACTGTCATAAACGGTTTAATGGAAATACTTTCAGCTTCTCTGAATGGAGAAGTTCTGAGGACAACAATTTACATCCTTACAGAGCTAATTTTTCTAGACGAAAGTGTCGGAGAGATACTTAACAGTGTAGATTCTGATTTTGATTGTTTGGCTGCTCTGCTCAAGAATGGTTTGGCTGAGGCAGCACTTCTGATTTATCAGCTAAGACCAGTTTTTGCTCAGCTATCAGCCCATGAGCTTATACCATCTCTAGTCCAAGTGATTCAGAACAAAAATGAGGAGTTGGATGATTTTCAATTAGTTATGGACCCGAAAGATGCCGCCATAGCAATTCTTGAACAAATATTAGCCGGAGGGGATGAATACAGCAGGTCCCTTAATGCTTTGAGTGTTATTTCAGCAAATGGAATTCCGGCATTGGTAAAATATTTCGAGAGGATGGAGGTAAGGACGTCTGTTGTTTCCATACTTTTGTGTTGTATGCAAGCTGAAAGAAGTTGCAAGAACTTGATAGCAAGTCGAGTCGAATTGTCTCCTGTTCTTGAATTATTTCATGGTGGAAATGATAGTGTGAAAGGCGTCTGCGCAGAATTTCTCTCCGAGCTGGTTCAATTGAATAG GAGAACTTTCTGCAACCAAATCTTACAGATAATCAAGGATGAAGGAGCATTTAGTACAATGCATACGTTTCTTGTATATCTTCAGATGGCTCCAATGGAGCATCAGCTTGCTGTTGCCAGTCTTCTTCTCCAGCTTGATCTTCTG GTGGAGCCACGAAAGATGAGCATTTATAGGGAAGAAGCTGTAGAGACACTAATTGAAGCACTTTGGCAAAAAGACTTCTCAAATACTCAAATTAAGGCTTTAGATGCTTTACTATATCTTATTGGACATGTCACTTCCTCAGGAAAGTCATATACTGAAGCCTGGTTGCTCAAGATCGCAGGATTCGATCAGCCTTACAACGCTTTAATGAAGGCCGAACAATTGGGACAACGTGACAATGATTTGGTGGAAACAATG GAGGATGAGAAAAATGCATTGAATTCTTGGCAGAAAAAGGTTGCATTTGTACTTTGCAACCATGAAAATGGTTCAATATTTAAAGCATTGGAAGAATGCTTAAGGAGTACTTCCCTAGAGATGGCAAAATCTTGCCTTGTTCTGGCAACATGGCTTACACACATGCTCTCTACGCTTCCTGACACCGGTATAAGGGACATTGCTCGTGAGTCATTGCTTGATGAATTCATAAATGTTCTACTGTCATCAAAGAACATGGAGGAAAAGATTCTTGCTAACCTAGCTTTGAATACTTTCATTAGTGATCCAA TTGCTCATGAAGCACTTGGAGGCTATGCTAAAAGCATTTATAGGACCTTGAGGAAGCTAAAGAAACATTCAGCTGCAGCAGTTGATATTATGAGAACCTTACTAAACTTAAAATCTGTTGATGTG ACTGAGTTGTGGAGTTGTAAAGAGGTTGTTGAGTTAGATTTGAGCTCAAACGGAGAAGTGCTTTCTTTGCTTTATCTGAATGGTCAGGTCTTGAGTGGACACTCTGATGGAACTATCAAG GTATGGGATGCAAGGAAGAGAATACCAAGAATCATTCAAGAAACTCGCGAGCACACAAAAGCTGTAACTTCTCTGTGTTCTTCAGGTGATAGACTCTACAGTGGTTCCTTAGACAAAACCATCCGG GTTTGGACTATCAAAGCCAATGAGATTATATGTATAGATGTTCATGATGTGAAGGAGGCAGTGTATGAGTTAACAGCAAATGCTAGATTGGCATGCTATGTGTCTCAAGGAACTGGAGCCAAG GTTTATAATTGGTCAGAGGCTCCAAAGCATATCAATTTCAGCAAGTATGTGAAATGCCTTGCTGTTGCCGGCGACAAATTGTATTGCGGCTGCTCCGGTTACAGCATTCAG GAGGTTGACTTGTCCAAACATACATCATATTCATTCTTCTCTGGTACAAGAAAATTATTGGGAAAACAAACCATACACGCCCTTCAAATTCATGATGGTTTCCTCTATGCCTGTGGATCTTCTGTTGATGCAACTGCAGGAAAG ATATTTTCACTCTCCACCAAAATGGTAGTAGGATCACTATCGACTGGACTCGACATCCATCGTGTAGCCATCAACAATGACTTCATATTTGCAGGTACGAAGTTCGGCACCATTGAGGTTTGGCTGAAAGATAAGTTCACCCGGGTTGCTTCCATCAAAATGGCTGGTGGTAACACAAAAATCACATCATTAGTATCAGATGCGGATGGTATGATGCTTTTTGTTGGTTCCTCTGATGGAAAGATCCAG GTTTGGGCCTTGGATTAA
- the LOC107466567 gene encoding putative E3 ubiquitin-protein ligase LIN-1 isoform X2: MDQKDIVRILTTTIDSFIQDRLIDKELRAQHKEQCAERLAAEDGSSEKDTEVEYSDQAVLANLDWGIEALEEAINTYNTETKLARLDYAEKMLQVCAMLNPKQKTAGVPNFYLSAWAHLNLSYLWKLRNNIQNCVLHAIDMFIVDPFFARIDFAPELWKTLFLPHTSSIVGWYSEERHKLMMEVIPETSDFSVTADFDQLFNESLVFSLRPNQLDKLQKLEQLYGESLDENTRLYAKYYKDCMNSDSTTSGKKVVPMLPIAEPPMTPLHELSRSVPDYVKFGPILPKSAGFSLMSMPKDGVNEKTRDKPSSHSKVENSSIWGTKESIIEENENENENEEDSDSDLDDASVGSPNKNNVFSPERKAIKDNNIEPKVHLSNQRSKIYSPSISSPLDSPRTPQDKSSLNPHMRSKREPKYLCLLSSRLRDSIISDSLTSSPDLSTDHIMNSDHEMMVNIKKKDYNRIPCMSYENEDSLVLNDSSFCESDEGYHGCISLPKIEKQTTGSKPPKDFVCPITGQIFCDPVTLETGQTYERKAIQEWLKTGNTTCPITRQPLSASMLPKTNYVLKRLITSWKEQHPELAQEFSNSNTNTPRGSSCSPLQKDNSMLSILQRTPDSMTHKNKADYIIQRSKRFIQVAATSPTSVLSQAAVETIMNSMKPYISSLCTSENLQECEEAVLEIARSWKDAKSDPQIHSYLSKPTVINGLMEILSASLNGEVLRTTIYILTELIFLDESVGEILNSVDSDFDCLAALLKNGLAEAALLIYQLRPVFAQLSAHELIPSLVQVIQNKNEELDDFQLVMDPKDAAIAILEQILAGGDEYSRSLNALSVISANGIPALVKYFERMEVRTSVVSILLCCMQAERSCKNLIASRVELSPVLELFHGGNDSVKGVCAEFLSELVQLNRRTFCNQILQIIKDEGAFSTMHTFLVYLQMAPMEHQLAVASLLLQLDLLVEPRKMSIYREEAVETLIEALWQKDFSNTQIKALDALLYLIGHVTSSGKSYTEAWLLKIAGFDQPYNALMKAEQLGQRDNDLVETMEDEKNALNSWQKKVAFVLCNHENGSIFKALEECLRSTSLEMAKSCLVLATWLTHMLSTLPDTGIRDIARESLLDEFINVLLSSKNMEEKILANLALNTFISDPIAHEALGGYAKSIYRTLRKLKKHSAAAVDIMRTLLNLKSVDVTELWSCKEVVELDLSSNGEVLSLLYLNGQVLSGHSDGTIKVWDARKRIPRIIQETREHTKAVTSLCSSGDRLYSGSLDKTIRVWTIKANEIICIDVHDVKEAVYELTANARLACYVSQGTGAKVYNWSEAPKHINFSKYVKCLAVAGDKLYCGCSGYSIQEVDLSKHTSYSFFSGTRKLLGKQTIHALQIHDGFLYACGSSVDATAGKIFSLSTKMVVGSLSTGLDIHRVAINNDFIFAGTKFGTIEVWLKDKFTRVASIKMAGGNTKITSLVSDADGMMLFVGSSDGKIQVWALD, translated from the exons ATGGACCAAAAGGATATTGTTAGAATCTTGACAACAACCATCGATAGTTTCATTCAGGATCGATTAATCGACAAAGAACTAAGAGCTCAGCACAAAGAACAGTGTGCAGAGAGGTTAGCAGCTGAAGATGGAAGTTCTGAAAAAGACACTGAGGTAGAGTACTCTGATCAAGCAGTGTTAGCAAATCTTGATTGGGGTATCGAGGCACTTGAAGAAGCTATCAATACCTATAACACGGAAACTAAGCTTGCGAGACTCGATTATGCTGAGAAGATGCTGCAAGTTTGTGCAATGCTGAATCCTAAGCAAAAGACTGCTGGAGTGCCAAACTTCTACCTTTCAGCTTGGGCACATTTGAACCTATCATACCTATGGAAGTTGAGGAACAACATTCAGAATTGTGTTCTTCATGCCATTGACATGTTCATCGTTGATCCTTTTTTCGCTCGGATTGACTTTGCTCCAGAACTCTGGAAAACTCTCTTCCTTCCACACACGAGCTCTATTGTAGGGTGGTATTCAGAGGAGAGGCACAAACTTATGATGGAAGTAATACCTGAAACTTCTGATTTTTCAGTCACAGCTGATTTTGATCAACTTTTCAATGAATCCTTGGTATTCTCTCTGAGGCCAAATCAGTTAGATAAGTTGCAAAAACTGGAGCAGCTTTATGGAGAGTCTTTGGACGAGAACACGCGGCTATATGCAAAGTACTATAAGGACTGCATGAACTCTGATTCCACTACCTCAGGCAAGAAGGTTGTTCCCATGTTGCCAATTGCTGAGCCGCCAATGACTCCTTTGCATGAGTTGAGCAGGTCGGTTCCAGATTATGTGAAATTCGGTCCGATTTTGCCTAAGAGTGCTGGCTTTTCTTTGATGTCAATGCCAAAAGATGGTGTAAATGAAAAAACCAG AGATAAACCATCGAGCCATTCCAAGGTGGAAAACTCATCTATATGGGGTACTAAG GAGAGCATCAttgaagagaatgaaaatgaaaatgaaaatgaagaagattcAGATTCTGATCTTGATGATGCATCTGTGGGTTCTCctaacaaaaataatgttttCTCGCCTGAAAGGAAGGCGATCAAGGACAATAATATTGAGCCAAAAGTGCATCTATCAAACCAAAGGAGTAAAATATACTCTCCTAGTATCTCCTCTCCCTTGGACTCTCCAAGAACTCCTCAAGACAAGTCGTCATTAAATCCTCATATGCGCAGCAAAAGAGAGCCGAAGTACTTGTGCTTATTGTCTAGTCGTTTAAGGGATTCGATCATTTCTGACTCTTTAACATCATCACCAGACCTGAGCACTGATCACATTATGAACTCTGATCATGAAATGATG GTGAACATTAAGAAGAAAGACTATAATCGAATTCCATGTATGAGTTATGAAAATGAGGATAGCCTGGTGCTAAATGACAG TTCTTTTTGTGAAAGTGATGAGGGATATCATGGCTGCATTTCATTGCCCAAAATAGAGAAGCAGACTACCGGATCAAAGCCGCCAAAAGATTTTGTATGTCCAATCACAGGTCAGATATTTTGTGATCCTGTTACCCTTGAAACAGGCCAGACCTATGAAAGAAAAGCTATTCAAGAATGGCTTAAAACAGGAAACACAACATGCCCCATCACGCGACAGCCTCTATCCGCAAGCATGTTACCCAAAACAAACTATGTTTTGAAGAGATTGATAACATCCTGGAAGGAACAACATCCTGAACTAGCTCAGGAGTTCTCAAATTCTAACACTAACACACCAAGGGGTTCTTCTTGTTCTCCATTGCAGAAAGACAACTCAATGCTGTCCATTTTACAAAGAACACCCGACTCAATGACTCATAAGAACAAAGCGGATTATATCATACAAAGGAGCAAGAGATTTATACAGGTTGCTGCAACATCTCCAACTAGTGTGCTATCTCAAGCTGCAGTTGAAACAATCATGAATTCCATGAAACCATACATTTCAAGTCTCTGCACATCAGAAAATTTACAAGAATGTGAAGAAGCTGTATTGGAAATTGCTAGATCATGGAAGGATGCAAAGAGTGATCCTCAGATTCATTCTTATTTATCAAAACCAACTGTCATAAACGGTTTAATGGAAATACTTTCAGCTTCTCTGAATGGAGAAGTTCTGAGGACAACAATTTACATCCTTACAGAGCTAATTTTTCTAGACGAAAGTGTCGGAGAGATACTTAACAGTGTAGATTCTGATTTTGATTGTTTGGCTGCTCTGCTCAAGAATGGTTTGGCTGAGGCAGCACTTCTGATTTATCAGCTAAGACCAGTTTTTGCTCAGCTATCAGCCCATGAGCTTATACCATCTCTAGTCCAAGTGATTCAGAACAAAAATGAGGAGTTGGATGATTTTCAATTAGTTATGGACCCGAAAGATGCCGCCATAGCAATTCTTGAACAAATATTAGCCGGAGGGGATGAATACAGCAGGTCCCTTAATGCTTTGAGTGTTATTTCAGCAAATGGAATTCCGGCATTGGTAAAATATTTCGAGAGGATGGAGGTAAGGACGTCTGTTGTTTCCATACTTTTGTGTTGTATGCAAGCTGAAAGAAGTTGCAAGAACTTGATAGCAAGTCGAGTCGAATTGTCTCCTGTTCTTGAATTATTTCATGGTGGAAATGATAGTGTGAAAGGCGTCTGCGCAGAATTTCTCTCCGAGCTGGTTCAATTGAATAG GAGAACTTTCTGCAACCAAATCTTACAGATAATCAAGGATGAAGGAGCATTTAGTACAATGCATACGTTTCTTGTATATCTTCAGATGGCTCCAATGGAGCATCAGCTTGCTGTTGCCAGTCTTCTTCTCCAGCTTGATCTTCTG GTGGAGCCACGAAAGATGAGCATTTATAGGGAAGAAGCTGTAGAGACACTAATTGAAGCACTTTGGCAAAAAGACTTCTCAAATACTCAAATTAAGGCTTTAGATGCTTTACTATATCTTATTGGACATGTCACTTCCTCAGGAAAGTCATATACTGAAGCCTGGTTGCTCAAGATCGCAGGATTCGATCAGCCTTACAACGCTTTAATGAAGGCCGAACAATTGGGACAACGTGACAATGATTTGGTGGAAACAATG GAGGATGAGAAAAATGCATTGAATTCTTGGCAGAAAAAGGTTGCATTTGTACTTTGCAACCATGAAAATGGTTCAATATTTAAAGCATTGGAAGAATGCTTAAGGAGTACTTCCCTAGAGATGGCAAAATCTTGCCTTGTTCTGGCAACATGGCTTACACACATGCTCTCTACGCTTCCTGACACCGGTATAAGGGACATTGCTCGTGAGTCATTGCTTGATGAATTCATAAATGTTCTACTGTCATCAAAGAACATGGAGGAAAAGATTCTTGCTAACCTAGCTTTGAATACTTTCATTAGTGATCCAA TTGCTCATGAAGCACTTGGAGGCTATGCTAAAAGCATTTATAGGACCTTGAGGAAGCTAAAGAAACATTCAGCTGCAGCAGTTGATATTATGAGAACCTTACTAAACTTAAAATCTGTTGATGTG ACTGAGTTGTGGAGTTGTAAAGAGGTTGTTGAGTTAGATTTGAGCTCAAACGGAGAAGTGCTTTCTTTGCTTTATCTGAATGGTCAGGTCTTGAGTGGACACTCTGATGGAACTATCAAG GTATGGGATGCAAGGAAGAGAATACCAAGAATCATTCAAGAAACTCGCGAGCACACAAAAGCTGTAACTTCTCTGTGTTCTTCAGGTGATAGACTCTACAGTGGTTCCTTAGACAAAACCATCCGG GTTTGGACTATCAAAGCCAATGAGATTATATGTATAGATGTTCATGATGTGAAGGAGGCAGTGTATGAGTTAACAGCAAATGCTAGATTGGCATGCTATGTGTCTCAAGGAACTGGAGCCAAG GTTTATAATTGGTCAGAGGCTCCAAAGCATATCAATTTCAGCAAGTATGTGAAATGCCTTGCTGTTGCCGGCGACAAATTGTATTGCGGCTGCTCCGGTTACAGCATTCAG GAGGTTGACTTGTCCAAACATACATCATATTCATTCTTCTCTGGTACAAGAAAATTATTGGGAAAACAAACCATACACGCCCTTCAAATTCATGATGGTTTCCTCTATGCCTGTGGATCTTCTGTTGATGCAACTGCAGGAAAG ATATTTTCACTCTCCACCAAAATGGTAGTAGGATCACTATCGACTGGACTCGACATCCATCGTGTAGCCATCAACAATGACTTCATATTTGCAGGTACGAAGTTCGGCACCATTGAGGTTTGGCTGAAAGATAAGTTCACCCGGGTTGCTTCCATCAAAATGGCTGGTGGTAACACAAAAATCACATCATTAGTATCAGATGCGGATGGTATGATGCTTTTTGTTGGTTCCTCTGATGGAAAGATCCAG GTTTGGGCCTTGGATTAA